CTGGGGATGGGTGCTGTCACGCCAACAGAGCAAAAGGATCTTCATCAATCCTCAACACTATCCTTGGTACTGCTATGAAAGAACTTCGCCACCATGCAACGCTGCGACGCTCCTGGAAACTTCTTTCCGCGTTTCGGTACGAGCAGTCAGAACCAGACCGCTTCTACCAGCCGCTAGCAGCAGATACCGCGCAGCTCATTGAGGATGTGGTGGGGGATCTTCGCCATAAAACAGTCCTCGATATTGGTGGCGGTCCAGGCTATTTCCACCGCGAGTTTGCCGCTAGAGGAGCCAGATATATTGGCGTCGAACCTGATGTGGGAGAAATGGCAGCCGCCGGAATTACCATCCCCCACGCCATTCGCGCCGATGGGATGAACCTCCCCATCAAAGATGAGGCTGCCGACGTGGTGTATTCCAGCAACGTCGCCGAACATGTTCCCTTCCCCTGGCGCATGGCTGAAGAGATGCTTCGCGTCACCCGCCCCGGCGGGGTGATGATTTTTAGTTACACCATTTGGTTGGGCCCTTTTGGTGGACACGAAACCGGATTATGGCAACACTACCTTGGTGGCGACTTCGCCCGGGATCATTATATTCGCCGCCACGGACACCCACCGAAAAATTCCTTCGGTACCTCCTTATTCAATGTGTCCTGCGCTGAGGGGTTACGTTGGGCCCGCCAGCGGTCCGACGCCCACCTACTGCTCGCTTTTCCTCGCTATCATCCCTGGTGGGGGTGGTGGATGGTGCATATTCCTGGGCTTCGGGAGTTTCTGGTCAGCAACCTTGTTTTGGTTCTACTCAAGAAATAATCACTGATGGTGAAATTAGCCCCAGGGGACAGCTCCCCTTAGCAAAAATACCTATTTCCAGGGAGTTCCGATATATCTAAATTGTTGTAAGCGTCCTTTTTCATCTACCATTTTCACCGAGTGCACGTGTGCAACGTGAACATCTCGCCGAAAATATTAATTTTGTTCAAGGAGAAGCTGGGGTCTTTTAGCCGGAGATTTAGCCGATTTTGGTCCTTTTCTGGCTAAGAATCAATATGGCAGTCACTAATCGACGTTTTGTTGCAAAAACCCCAAATACTTTGTTGGGGATTATTCCCTTGGGCCATGAAGAGCGTGGTGTTCCCATTGGAGCAATTGCCGGTGTGACTTCCTCGCTGTCTGTCAAGGCCGTTCGGCTTATCATTGGTATTCTCCTAGTTATCTTTGCTCTCATCGTTATTTTCGACGCCCCTAAAGCAGGCGTAGGATTCCTCCTCTTCCTTCTTTTGTTAATTGGTTTAGCAATTGCTGCTAGCGGTATTGTGGGCAGCCTGAAAATCACTAATAGCGGAGGTGCAGTCAGCGAATTCTCCGTCTCAGTATTGGAGCAGACTAAATTAGAGCAATTTGCCAATAAGCTCAATGAGTACCTCTACTCCGCGAGCCCTGCCAGCCAAAGCTGGAAACGGGCAGAAATGATGGGTAATACGGGAAACCCCTATCAGCAAATGCCACAGCAGCCTTATTCACAACCCCCGCAAGGTTTCCACGACCAGAACTACCCTCAGCAAGGCTATCCGCAACAACCCGGTTTCCCGCAGAATTATCCGCAGCCTGGCTACCCCCAACGCTCTAGCGAGCAGCCCCAGCAGCCGTTGAACCCGTTCCGTGAACCTCATCAGGATCCTTCTTCTGATAATTCCGAAGGTAAAAACAATAACTAACCCTGTGAGGAAGGGATGGCACTCTAGCGCCCTTCCAACCGGGCTCGATCATCCCTGTGGGGGCTTCACCCTAGGCGCTTACGTGCTCGCTAACCACACTCGAGTCTCATAACCACGCAGTGGTGACTCCGGTGTGGTTTTTTCCTTATCTTCATAGTTCGAAAGAATAAGTCGATAACCAGGGTTAGAATCTACGGCAACGGAGCGCTCATGTTCGGTGAAATTAGACGTCACAAGAAGGGTGTCCGTCTTCGTTCTACGAAGATAAGAGAAGGTGTACGGGTCATCTGGACTCAGAAGCTGAAAATCTCCATCAATAATGACCGGGTACTTCTTCCTTAACTCAATGAGCCGTTGATAGTACTGGTACACCCCACGTGGATCGGCTACGTCCCGCTCCGCATTAAGCTCCCGATAGTTGGGGTTGATCTTGAGCCACGGGGTTCCGGTACTAAATCCCGCATTCTTGGTGGCCGACCATTGCATCGGGGTACGGGCGTTATCTCGCCCGCGGGCGTGAATATAATGCATCATCTGCTCATGGCTAAAGATCTTTGCCTTATCCACATACTGAGCATAGGCATTGCGCTGTTCAATATCGTCATAATCAGATAGCTCTGGAAAAGCGACGTTCGTCATGCCAATTTCTTCCCCCTGGTAGATGTAGGGGGTTCCGCACATCATATGCAAGGTAGTGGCCAACATTGTGGCGGAAGTTACTCGCCACTGGGGACTGTCATCACCGAATCGTGACACTACCCGGGGTTGATCATGATTATTCCAATACAGCGAATTCCATGCTTTTCCGGCTAACCCTTCTTGCCAGTGAGCTAGGTTCTGCTTCAGGGTAGGGACATCAACTTTTCCGTCCCACCATTTGCCGTAACCGTCAGGATTGCCGTCCAGCATCATATGTTCAAAGGTAAACACCATATTCAACTCACCGCGGTTAAACCCAGCGTAGGCTAAACCATCAGCCACAGTGGTATCCGGGGTTTCTCCTACCGTCAACGTGGAATAATCATCTAGCACCTCGCGTCGCATTTCCCGGAGAAACTCATGAACTCGAGGACCATTAGCTATCAGATAAAGCGAGGATTCCCGACCACCGGCGGTGACTCGAGGATCATCGGGAAATTCGGGGTCTTTACTAATGGCGTTGATGACGTCCATCCGGAAACCGGAGACTCCCCGATCTAGCCAAAAACGCATGAGATCATAGACTTCGGCGCGGACTTTCGGGTTGTCCCAATTGAGGTCTGGTTGTTTGGTGGAAAAGAGGTGCAGGTAGAACTGCTGAGTGGGTTCATCCCATTCCCACGCCGATGGGGAAAAACAAGAGATCCAATTATTCGGCGGGATGGGTTTCCCCTCAGTGGTGTAGCCGGATGGGTCGCGCCAAATATAGTAATCCCGATAGGGATTATCACGGGAAGATCGTGATTGCTGGAACCATTCGTGTTCATCAGAGGTGTGATTCACCACTAAATCCATAATGATGCGCAGCCCGCGTTTTTGTGCTTCATGCACTAAACGGTCAAAATCATCAAGGGTACCGAACTCCGCCATGATCGCGCGATAATCAGAGATGTCATAGCCATTATCATCATTGGGCGAAGCATAAATAGGTGACAACCATATATCTGTGACGCCTAAGTCAGCTATATAATCTAGGTGCTGGATAATTCCCGGTAAATCACCCACGCCATCTCCATTAGAATCAGCGAAACTGCGTGGATAAATTTGATAAACAACGGAACGACGAAAATCAATATCCTGGGTCATGGAATCTCCACTACTATTCCGGAATGGTCAGAAACTGCTTCATCAGTATTGTCCTGAAAAACTACTTGGTAGCTTGAGACCGAGAGGTCGTCAGATATAAATACAAAATCAATTCTGAGGTTGTCTGCAACGTTCTCCCATCCGTCAATAACCCGATGCACGGTGCACTCCCCTTCGGTGTAGTGAGCACACCGAAAACTGTCTCGCCAACCGTCATTGAGCACCAACGAATAGCCTTCCCCATCTCGATTCGCGGGATTATTGAAGTCTCCAGCGATGATCACCGGGGCCTGAGCACGCAGATCCTCTAGTTGCGGTTTGAGTTGGCCCCATTCTTCCCGAAAGGCTGGCCACCAAGAAAAATGTGAACTTAAGATCCATCGTCCAGCAATGTGAGCAGCTAAGGAACGACGACGCCGATGATCAGTCCATGGATAGTCTCCACCATGATCGAGTTCACGGCACTCTATCATCCCGATGCGGCTTAACACCGCAACGCCTTCGTCGTACCTATCGAAGCCACGATGTGTACCCAGCCAGGCCCATGTCCAAGATATCTGGGGATCACCTAGTTGGCAGAGCGCTAAAACCAATAATCGAGCAAAATTATCGTGATGGATTTTTCGCCCAAAACTTTCCTTCAATCCTAAGGGGTGCTCATCGCGTGGGGTAGCAGGGAATTGGTTGACTTCTTGAAGAACCACAACATCCACGTTCTCCTGCAGGATTTCTTTGGCCAAGGCATAAAGCTTAGGGATTTGATGAACCTCAAGCCAGGAATGAGTATTGAGCGTCAATAGCTTCATGAAAACCATGCTAAACCCGAATAGGAATTAACCCTCACCAAAAGCGGGAGTTAAAAAATACTAATTTTGGAAAATGATACAAGTTGCGAACTTTAGTACAACTTGCCCTAAATAGGTCCCCAAGGAAGAAAGCCAGCTTTAAAGTCAAATCAGATCACATTCATTCCTGAAGAATTAAAGGAATCACAACCATGATGGAGAAAATTCAGCGCTTCGGCAGCGCAATGCTGGCCCCTGTTCTGATTTTCGCGGTCGCCGGGTTGGCCGTAGGTCTCTCAGTCATCGCACTCAATGCAGACCTGGTAGGCGGTATCGCAGAAGAAGGAACATGGTGGTTTAGCTTCTGGACAGTGTGGCAATCCGGCGCATGGACCATTTTCAATCAAATGGA
This genomic interval from Corynebacterium poyangense contains the following:
- a CDS encoding class I SAM-dependent methyltransferase, producing MKELRHHATLRRSWKLLSAFRYEQSEPDRFYQPLAADTAQLIEDVVGDLRHKTVLDIGGGPGYFHREFAARGARYIGVEPDVGEMAAAGITIPHAIRADGMNLPIKDEAADVVYSSNVAEHVPFPWRMAEEMLRVTRPGGVMIFSYTIWLGPFGGHETGLWQHYLGGDFARDHYIRRHGHPPKNSFGTSLFNVSCAEGLRWARQRSDAHLLLAFPRYHPWWGWWMVHIPGLREFLVSNLVLVLLKK
- a CDS encoding sulfite exporter TauE/SafE family protein, whose protein sequence is MAVTNRRFVAKTPNTLLGIIPLGHEERGVPIGAIAGVTSSLSVKAVRLIIGILLVIFALIVIFDAPKAGVGFLLFLLLLIGLAIAASGIVGSLKITNSGGAVSEFSVSVLEQTKLEQFANKLNEYLYSASPASQSWKRAEMMGNTGNPYQQMPQQPYSQPPQGFHDQNYPQQGYPQQPGFPQNYPQPGYPQRSSEQPQQPLNPFREPHQDPSSDNSEGKNNN
- a CDS encoding glycoside hydrolase family 13 protein, translated to MTQDIDFRRSVVYQIYPRSFADSNGDGVGDLPGIIQHLDYIADLGVTDIWLSPIYASPNDDNGYDISDYRAIMAEFGTLDDFDRLVHEAQKRGLRIIMDLVVNHTSDEHEWFQQSRSSRDNPYRDYYIWRDPSGYTTEGKPIPPNNWISCFSPSAWEWDEPTQQFYLHLFSTKQPDLNWDNPKVRAEVYDLMRFWLDRGVSGFRMDVINAISKDPEFPDDPRVTAGGRESSLYLIANGPRVHEFLREMRREVLDDYSTLTVGETPDTTVADGLAYAGFNRGELNMVFTFEHMMLDGNPDGYGKWWDGKVDVPTLKQNLAHWQEGLAGKAWNSLYWNNHDQPRVVSRFGDDSPQWRVTSATMLATTLHMMCGTPYIYQGEEIGMTNVAFPELSDYDDIEQRNAYAQYVDKAKIFSHEQMMHYIHARGRDNARTPMQWSATKNAGFSTGTPWLKINPNYRELNAERDVADPRGVYQYYQRLIELRKKYPVIIDGDFQLLSPDDPYTFSYLRRTKTDTLLVTSNFTEHERSVAVDSNPGYRLILSNYEDKEKTTPESPLRGYETRVWLAST
- a CDS encoding endonuclease/exonuclease/phosphatase family protein translates to MKLLTLNTHSWLEVHQIPKLYALAKEILQENVDVVVLQEVNQFPATPRDEHPLGLKESFGRKIHHDNFARLLVLALCQLGDPQISWTWAWLGTHRGFDRYDEGVAVLSRIGMIECRELDHGGDYPWTDHRRRRSLAAHIAGRWILSSHFSWWPAFREEWGQLKPQLEDLRAQAPVIIAGDFNNPANRDGEGYSLVLNDGWRDSFRCAHYTEGECTVHRVIDGWENVADNLRIDFVFISDDLSVSSYQVVFQDNTDEAVSDHSGIVVEIP